The Streptomyces sp. NBC_00490 genome includes a region encoding these proteins:
- a CDS encoding FAD/NAD(P)-binding protein: MGNQRLTMCIIGTGPRGLSVLARVCANAALAPDTGLTVHVVESERPGSGRVWRGSQSRHLLMNTVASQVTLFTDESVEMEGPLETGPSLYEWAQLMASLEPGESGLDDGFHAEARGMGPDTYPTRAFYGHYLEWVFNRVVALAPFHVNIVVHHTRAVALDDAADGPEATQTVRLENGRELTGLDAVVLSLGHVEAEDPDTLARLHKKAQALGLRHVRPVNPADIDLEFVKAGEPVLLRGLGLNFFDYMALFTQGRGGVYEEVDGRLVYRPSGREPALHAGSRRGVPYHARGENEKGAHGRHHPLLLDEAKVAELRARGARCGGLDFRADIWPLIAKEAETVYYTALLARTEEPQVVDAFRKELLDAPWDSSAEGEVLDAYGVAAADRWDWGRVTRPDEGARFDSPDAWQEWLLTRLGQDVADALEGNVSGPLKAALDALRDLRNEIRLLIDHNGLTADSHRDHLDRWYTPLNAFLSIGPPASRIREMIALIEAGVLTIVGPDVRMELDEEAGEFVASSPKVPGSEVRAGVLIEARLPDIDLRRTADPLLLHLRATGQCSRYRIQGPGTRTYETGGLAVTERPYRLVDASGRAHPRRFAYGVPTESVHWVTAAGIRPGVNSVTLGDSDAIARAVLSLASAPAYTLPGATAGSEAA; the protein is encoded by the coding sequence ATGGGGAACCAGCGACTGACCATGTGCATCATCGGCACCGGGCCCCGCGGCCTGTCGGTGCTGGCACGCGTCTGCGCCAACGCCGCCCTCGCCCCGGACACCGGACTCACCGTGCACGTGGTCGAGTCCGAGCGGCCGGGCTCGGGCCGTGTATGGCGCGGCAGCCAGTCCCGGCATCTGCTGATGAACACCGTCGCCTCCCAGGTGACTCTCTTCACCGACGAGTCGGTGGAGATGGAGGGCCCGCTGGAGACCGGACCGAGCCTGTACGAGTGGGCGCAGCTGATGGCGTCGCTGGAACCCGGGGAGTCCGGTCTGGACGACGGTTTTCACGCGGAGGCGCGCGGGATGGGCCCCGACACGTATCCGACCCGCGCGTTCTACGGCCACTACCTGGAGTGGGTGTTCAACCGGGTGGTCGCGCTCGCCCCGTTCCACGTCAACATCGTCGTCCACCACACTCGCGCCGTCGCCCTGGACGACGCGGCGGACGGGCCGGAGGCGACGCAGACCGTGCGGCTGGAGAACGGCCGCGAACTGACCGGCCTGGACGCGGTGGTGCTGTCCCTGGGGCATGTGGAGGCGGAGGACCCCGACACGCTGGCCCGGCTGCACAAGAAGGCCCAGGCTCTGGGGCTGCGGCATGTGCGGCCGGTCAATCCGGCCGACATCGACCTGGAGTTCGTCAAAGCGGGTGAGCCGGTGCTGCTGCGCGGGCTGGGGCTCAACTTCTTCGACTACATGGCGCTGTTCACCCAGGGGCGCGGTGGGGTGTACGAGGAGGTGGACGGGCGGCTGGTCTATCGGCCCTCGGGCCGTGAGCCCGCCTTGCACGCCGGTTCCCGGCGCGGGGTGCCGTATCACGCGCGCGGCGAGAACGAGAAGGGTGCCCACGGCCGGCACCACCCGCTGCTGCTGGACGAGGCGAAGGTGGCCGAGTTGCGGGCGCGGGGCGCGCGCTGCGGCGGCCTGGACTTCCGGGCCGACATCTGGCCGTTGATCGCCAAGGAGGCCGAGACGGTCTACTACACCGCGCTGCTGGCCCGCACCGAGGAGCCACAGGTCGTGGACGCCTTCCGCAAGGAGTTGCTGGACGCGCCGTGGGACAGCTCCGCCGAGGGCGAGGTGCTGGACGCGTACGGGGTGGCCGCCGCCGACCGTTGGGACTGGGGGCGCGTCACCCGCCCCGACGAGGGGGCACGGTTCGACAGTCCGGACGCCTGGCAGGAGTGGCTGCTGACGCGGCTGGGCCAGGACGTGGCGGACGCTCTCGAGGGCAATGTGTCGGGGCCGTTGAAGGCGGCGCTGGACGCGCTGCGGGATCTGCGCAACGAGATACGGCTGCTGATCGACCACAACGGTCTGACCGCGGACTCGCACCGCGACCACCTCGACCGCTGGTACACCCCGCTCAACGCGTTCCTGTCGATCGGGCCGCCCGCCTCCCGCATCCGGGAGATGATCGCGCTGATCGAGGCCGGTGTCCTCACCATCGTGGGCCCCGACGTGCGGATGGAACTGGACGAGGAGGCAGGGGAGTTCGTGGCGTCCTCGCCGAAGGTGCCCGGTTCCGAGGTGCGGGCCGGGGTGCTGATCGAGGCCCGGCTGCCCGACATCGACCTGCGGCGCACCGCCGACCCGCTGCTGCTCCATCTGCGGGCGACCGGCCAGTGCAGCCGCTATCGCATCCAGGGTCCCGGCACGCGGACGTACGAGACGGGTGGTCTCGCGGTCACCGAGCGGCCCTACCGTCTGGTGGACGCCTCGGGCCGGGCGCACCCGCGGCGGTTCGCGTACGGCGTGCCCACCGAGTCCGTGCACTGGGTGACGGCCGCCGGTATCAGGCCCGGGGTGAACTCGGTGACGTTGGGCGACTCCGACGCGATCGCTCGTGCCGTGCTGTCGCTGGCGTCCGCGCCGGCGTACACCCTGCCGGGTGCGACGGCCGGGAGCGAGGCGGCGTGA
- a CDS encoding acyl carrier protein, with translation MTTRTSGQAALAAGLHGWLTARLALYLDRPEESLDDRTPLVTYGMDSVTALSLCGDLEDEHGLIVDPNLVWDHPTIAAIVDHLTPRLTTQGMDWNL, from the coding sequence ATGACGACCCGTACCTCCGGGCAGGCCGCACTTGCCGCCGGGCTGCACGGCTGGCTCACCGCTCGTCTCGCGCTCTACCTCGACCGTCCCGAGGAATCCCTGGACGACCGCACCCCTCTCGTCACCTACGGCATGGACTCGGTGACGGCACTGAGCCTGTGCGGCGACCTGGAGGACGAGCACGGCCTGATCGTCGACCCGAACCTGGTCTGGGACCATCCCACGATCGCCGCCATCGTCGACCATCTGACACCACGTCTGACGACTCAGGGCATGGACTGGAACCTGTAA
- the fdxA gene encoding ferredoxin, which produces MTYVIAQPCVEVKDKACIDECPVDCIYEGPRMLYIHPDECVDCGACEPVCPVEAIFYEDDLPEQWSAFGPANAEVFETVGSPGGASAIGPLGSDHPVVQEAPVLSA; this is translated from the coding sequence ATGACGTACGTCATCGCTCAGCCCTGCGTCGAGGTGAAGGACAAGGCCTGCATCGACGAATGCCCCGTGGACTGCATCTACGAGGGACCGCGCATGCTCTACATCCACCCGGACGAATGCGTGGACTGCGGGGCGTGCGAGCCGGTCTGCCCGGTCGAGGCGATCTTCTACGAGGACGATCTGCCGGAGCAGTGGAGTGCGTTCGGCCCGGCCAACGCCGAGGTGTTCGAGACGGTCGGCTCGCCGGGCGGGGCGAGTGCGATAGGCCCGTTGGGCAGCGACCACCCGGTCGTCCAGGAGGCGCCCGTCCTCAGTGCCTGA
- a CDS encoding 2-oxoacid:ferredoxin oxidoreductase subunit beta, whose translation MTTELRLLPKDFKSDQEVRWCPGCGDYAILAAVQGFMPELGLAKENIVFVSGIGCSSRFPYYMDTYGMHSIHGRAPAIATGLATSRRDLSVWVVTGDGDALSIGGNHLIHALRRNVNLKILLFNNRIYGLTKGQYSPTSEVGKITKSTPMGSLDAPFNPVSLAIGAEASFVARTVDSDRKHLTEVLRQAAAHPGTALVEIYQNCNIFNDGAFEVLKDRQQAEEAVIRLEHGQPIRFGTDGSRGVVRDRNTGGLEVVDVTPENAADILVHDAHSPSPVTAFALSRLADPDTLHHTPIGVFRDVERPVYDVQMADQLDAAIEQNGKGDLAALLAGGDTWTVGV comes from the coding sequence ATGACCACTGAACTCCGCCTCCTGCCCAAGGACTTCAAGTCCGATCAGGAAGTGCGCTGGTGCCCCGGCTGCGGTGACTACGCGATCCTCGCCGCGGTCCAGGGCTTCATGCCGGAACTGGGCCTGGCCAAAGAGAACATCGTCTTCGTCTCCGGCATCGGCTGCTCCTCCCGCTTCCCGTACTACATGGACACGTACGGCATGCACTCCATCCACGGCCGCGCACCCGCGATCGCGACCGGACTCGCCACCTCCAGGCGGGACCTGAGCGTGTGGGTGGTGACCGGCGACGGCGACGCCCTGTCCATCGGCGGCAACCACCTCATCCACGCCCTGCGCCGCAACGTCAACCTCAAGATCCTGCTGTTCAACAACCGGATCTACGGCCTCACCAAGGGCCAGTACTCCCCCACCTCCGAGGTCGGCAAGATCACCAAGTCGACGCCGATGGGCTCCCTCGACGCCCCCTTCAACCCGGTGTCACTGGCCATCGGCGCGGAGGCGTCCTTCGTGGCACGCACGGTCGACTCCGACCGCAAACACCTCACCGAGGTCCTGCGCCAGGCCGCCGCCCACCCCGGCACCGCCCTCGTCGAGATCTACCAGAACTGCAACATCTTCAACGACGGCGCCTTCGAAGTCCTCAAGGACAGGCAGCAGGCCGAGGAAGCGGTCATCCGCCTCGAACACGGGCAGCCCATCCGCTTCGGCACCGACGGCTCACGCGGCGTGGTCCGCGACCGGAACACCGGCGGCCTCGAGGTGGTCGACGTGACCCCGGAGAACGCGGCGGACATCCTCGTCCACGACGCCCACTCCCCCTCCCCCGTCACCGCCTTCGCCCTCTCCCGCCTCGCCGACCCCGACACCCTCCACCACACCCCGATCGGTGTCTTCCGCGACGTCGAACGCCCCGTCTACGACGTCCAGATGGCCGACCAGCTGGACGCGGCGATCGAACAGAACGGCAAGGGCGACCTGGCCGCCCTGCTGGCCGGCGGCGACACCTGGACCGTCGGCGTGTGA
- a CDS encoding 2-oxoacid:acceptor oxidoreductase subunit alpha: protein MSLQAKPVTRLDRVVIRFAGDSGDGMQLTGDRFTSETATFGNDLSTLPNFPAEIRAPAGTLPGVSSFQLHFADHDILTPGDAPNVLVAMNPAALKANIADLPRGAEIIVNTDEFTKRALQKVGYATSPLDDGSLDGYSLHPVPLTTLTVEALKEFDLSRKEAERSKNMFALGLLSWMYHRPTAGTERFLKTKFAKKPEIMKANLAAFTAGWNFGETTEDFAVSYEVAPAATAFPTGTYRNISGNLALSYGLITASRQADLPLFLGSYPITPASDILHELSRHKNFGVRTFQAEDEIAGIGAALGAAFGGSLAVTTTSGPGVALKSETIGLAVSLELPLLVIDIQRGGPSTGLPTKTEQADLLQAMFGRNGEAPVPVIAPKTPADCFDAALEAARIALTYRTPVMLLSDGYLANGSEPWRIPDVDELPDLTVQFTQGPNHTLDDGTEVFWPYKRDPQTLARPWAIPGTPGLEHRIGGIEKQDGTGNISYDPANHDFMVRTRQAKIDGIDVPDIEVDDPHEARTLVLGWGSTYGPITAAVRRLRAAGESIAQAHLRHLNPFPRNLGTVLSRYEHVVVPEMNLGQLSTLLRARYLVDVRPFTQVNGMPFKEEQLAHALEATIHDH, encoded by the coding sequence GTGAGCCTTCAGGCCAAGCCAGTTACGCGTCTCGACCGTGTCGTGATCCGCTTCGCGGGCGATTCGGGTGACGGTATGCAGCTCACGGGTGACCGTTTCACCTCCGAGACAGCGACCTTCGGCAACGATCTGTCCACCCTGCCGAACTTTCCCGCCGAGATCCGGGCACCCGCCGGAACCCTGCCCGGTGTCTCCAGCTTCCAGCTGCACTTCGCCGACCACGACATCCTGACCCCCGGCGACGCACCGAACGTCCTGGTCGCGATGAACCCGGCCGCCCTCAAAGCCAACATCGCCGACCTGCCACGCGGCGCCGAGATCATCGTCAACACCGACGAGTTCACCAAACGAGCCCTGCAGAAGGTCGGCTACGCCACCTCACCGCTGGACGACGGCTCCCTGGACGGCTACAGCCTCCACCCGGTACCCCTGACCACGCTGACCGTCGAAGCCCTCAAGGAATTCGACCTCAGCCGCAAAGAAGCCGAACGCAGCAAGAACATGTTCGCGCTCGGCCTGCTGTCCTGGATGTACCACCGGCCCACCGCCGGCACCGAACGCTTCCTGAAGACCAAGTTCGCCAAGAAACCCGAGATCATGAAGGCGAACCTGGCCGCCTTCACCGCCGGCTGGAACTTCGGCGAGACCACCGAGGACTTCGCCGTCTCCTACGAAGTCGCCCCCGCCGCCACCGCGTTCCCCACCGGCACCTACCGCAACATCTCCGGGAACCTGGCCCTGTCCTACGGACTGATCACCGCGTCCCGCCAGGCCGACCTGCCCCTGTTCCTGGGCTCCTACCCGATCACCCCCGCCTCCGACATCCTGCACGAACTGAGCCGCCACAAGAACTTCGGCGTCCGCACCTTCCAGGCCGAGGACGAGATCGCCGGCATCGGCGCCGCCCTGGGCGCCGCCTTCGGCGGCAGCCTGGCCGTGACGACGACCAGCGGCCCGGGCGTCGCCCTGAAGTCGGAGACGATCGGTCTGGCGGTGTCGCTGGAGCTGCCGCTGCTGGTGATCGACATCCAGCGCGGCGGGCCCTCCACCGGCCTGCCCACCAAGACCGAACAAGCAGACCTGCTCCAGGCCATGTTCGGCCGCAACGGCGAGGCGCCGGTCCCGGTCATCGCGCCGAAGACGCCAGCGGACTGCTTCGACGCGGCGCTGGAGGCGGCCCGCATCGCACTGACGTACCGCACCCCGGTGATGCTGCTGTCGGACGGCTACCTGGCCAACGGCTCCGAGCCCTGGCGGATCCCGGACGTCGACGAACTCCCCGACCTGACCGTGCAGTTCACCCAGGGCCCCAACCACACCCTGGACGACGGCACCGAGGTCTTCTGGCCCTACAAACGCGACCCGCAGACCCTGGCCCGCCCCTGGGCCATCCCGGGCACGCCGGGCCTGGAACACCGTATCGGCGGCATCGAGAAGCAGGACGGCACCGGCAACATCTCCTACGACCCCGCCAACCACGACTTCATGGTCCGCACCCGCCAAGCCAAGATCGACGGCATCGACGTACCCGATATCGAGGTCGACGACCCGCACGAGGCACGCACCCTCGTCCTGGGCTGGGGCTCCACCTACGGACCCATCACCGCAGCCGTACGACGGCTACGAGCGGCCGGCGAGTCCATCGCGCAGGCCCACCTACGCCACCTCAACCCCTTCCCGCGGAACCTCGGCACCGTGCTCAGCCGATACGAGCATGTCGTCGTCCCCGAGATGAACCTGGGCCAACTGTCGACGCTGCTGCGTGCCCGCTACCTGGTCGACGTACGGCCCTTCACTCAGGTCAACGGCATGCCGTTCAAGGAAGAACAGCTTGCGCACGCACTGGAGGCGACGATCCATGACCACTGA
- a CDS encoding ATP-binding protein produces the protein MLTDLPVHEPTTEMVGRELELTSVCGRLEDSSLRLITLAGAGGVGKSRLAAEAARLLDDTFPGGIRTVDLPACPGPEEAVATVARAVDALRQPLPAAHEPSTAAGAAPAHDLKSGLEPRPRALLILDGVEHIAARLAPVVADHLAGCPWLTVLATGQEVLRIYGEQVVPVAPLPPPGPLFEPDVADVQDNPAVQLFTRRAHEVNPGFALTAENVTSVVDICNLLEGVPLVLELAARRLRLFPLQEVQSWLHRGGDSHLAGLVDVPPRQRSLLAAAEWSCRGLTDGQRTLLARLALFRQGATLATAEKISPLSAAETAAAIEELLDRNLLRLDERQHTDSRLTMSRTIRVHSLAVLDGDAEEAAAARRVHTRHYQKLMHSLEGRFHGSEQQRWLRLAAAEHDNVLAALDHVAEGADLAPRAALVTACLRPWLVRGELKPGLHWFDSTAQAMHEADGRSGNEEETDLRLRARLHTGAGLLAAALGDHDGAAHRHRRAVALYKRLRDARAGALASARMGHALFRCGDQAVGRSLLIAARTALEGQGDTVGSAEAAASLAEVMMASDHRQDALSLLERAERIQRQNGEIRDLARTLHLRAQLAWDEDDEAGAQSALRQSLTLYDSIDERTELAAALDSFALLLQRGAGQPQRATRLLAAAENLRRRTGVKVDSERWDRLQGAVTELRSQLGWSVFATAWVEGLRLRPETMVGEALAAVQPGQGAERGEAAALTPRQLQVALLVAEGMTNRQIASRLKIAEWTVVNHVRNVMRKLGCRSRVQVAWAVGRRR, from the coding sequence ATGCTGACCGATTTGCCGGTGCACGAGCCGACGACGGAGATGGTGGGTCGCGAACTGGAGCTGACGTCGGTGTGCGGACGGCTCGAGGACTCCTCCCTTCGGCTGATCACGCTCGCCGGCGCCGGTGGCGTGGGCAAGAGCCGCCTGGCCGCCGAAGCCGCCCGTCTGCTCGACGACACCTTCCCCGGCGGCATCCGCACCGTGGACCTGCCCGCCTGCCCCGGCCCCGAAGAGGCGGTGGCCACCGTCGCCCGCGCCGTCGACGCACTGCGCCAACCCCTTCCCGCAGCGCACGAACCGTCGACGGCGGCCGGCGCCGCGCCCGCACACGACCTGAAGAGCGGCCTCGAGCCCCGCCCCCGAGCGCTGCTGATCCTCGACGGGGTGGAGCACATCGCCGCCCGGCTGGCCCCTGTCGTCGCCGATCACCTGGCCGGCTGCCCCTGGCTCACCGTCCTCGCCACCGGCCAGGAGGTCCTGCGCATCTACGGCGAGCAGGTGGTCCCCGTCGCGCCGCTGCCCCCACCCGGCCCGCTCTTCGAACCCGACGTCGCCGACGTACAGGACAACCCGGCCGTGCAGCTGTTCACCCGTCGCGCCCACGAGGTGAACCCCGGGTTCGCGCTCACGGCCGAGAACGTCACCTCCGTCGTCGACATCTGCAACCTGCTGGAGGGCGTGCCCCTCGTCCTGGAACTGGCCGCACGCCGGCTGCGGCTGTTCCCGCTCCAGGAGGTGCAGTCGTGGCTGCACCGGGGCGGCGACAGCCATCTGGCCGGGCTCGTCGACGTACCGCCCCGGCAGCGCTCCCTGCTCGCCGCCGCCGAATGGAGCTGCCGCGGCCTGACCGACGGTCAACGGACGCTGCTCGCCCGGCTGGCGCTGTTCCGGCAGGGCGCCACCCTCGCCACCGCCGAGAAGATATCCCCGCTGTCTGCCGCTGAGACCGCCGCCGCGATCGAGGAGCTCCTCGACCGCAACCTGCTCCGGCTCGACGAGAGACAGCACACCGACAGCCGGCTGACGATGTCGCGCACCATCCGCGTCCACAGCCTCGCCGTCCTCGACGGCGACGCGGAGGAGGCCGCGGCGGCCCGCCGGGTCCACACCCGCCACTACCAGAAGCTGATGCACTCCCTCGAAGGCCGCTTCCACGGCTCCGAGCAGCAGCGCTGGCTGCGGCTGGCCGCCGCCGAGCACGACAACGTCCTGGCCGCCCTCGACCACGTGGCCGAAGGGGCCGACCTCGCGCCGCGCGCCGCCCTGGTCACCGCCTGCCTGCGGCCCTGGCTGGTCCGCGGCGAACTCAAGCCGGGCCTGCACTGGTTCGACTCCACCGCACAGGCCATGCACGAGGCGGACGGCCGGTCCGGCAACGAGGAGGAGACGGACCTGCGGCTGCGGGCCCGGCTGCACACCGGCGCCGGCCTGCTCGCCGCCGCCCTCGGCGACCACGACGGAGCCGCGCACCGCCACCGCCGGGCCGTCGCCCTGTACAAGCGGCTGCGCGACGCCAGGGCCGGGGCGCTGGCCTCGGCCCGCATGGGGCACGCACTGTTCCGGTGCGGCGACCAGGCGGTGGGCCGGTCCCTGCTGATCGCCGCCCGCACCGCCCTGGAGGGACAGGGCGACACCGTGGGATCCGCGGAGGCCGCCGCCTCCCTCGCCGAGGTGATGATGGCCTCCGACCATCGCCAGGACGCCCTCTCCCTGCTGGAGCGGGCCGAGCGCATCCAGCGGCAGAACGGCGAGATCCGTGACCTGGCCCGCACTTTGCACCTGCGGGCCCAGCTCGCCTGGGACGAGGACGACGAGGCCGGGGCGCAGTCGGCACTGCGGCAGAGCCTGACTCTGTATGACTCGATCGACGAGCGCACCGAACTGGCCGCGGCGCTCGACTCGTTCGCCCTGCTCCTGCAGCGCGGCGCCGGCCAGCCGCAGCGCGCCACCCGGCTGCTGGCCGCCGCCGAGAACCTGCGTCGCCGCACCGGTGTGAAGGTCGACAGCGAACGCTGGGACCGCCTTCAGGGCGCGGTCACCGAACTGCGCAGCCAACTCGGCTGGAGCGTCTTCGCCACCGCCTGGGTCGAAGGGCTGCGCCTGCGGCCCGAGACGATGGTCGGCGAAGCGCTCGCCGCGGTCCAGCCGGGCCAGGGCGCCGAGCGCGGCGAGGCCGCCGCACTCACCCCCCGCCAGCTCCAGGTGGCGCTCCTGGTCGCCGAGGGAATGACGAACCGCCAGATCGCCTCCCGGCTCAAGATCGCCGAATGGACGGTCGTCAACCACGTCCGCAACGTGATGCGCAAGCTCGGCTGCCGCTCCAGGGTCCAAGTGGCCTGGGCCGTCGGCAGGAGACGCTGA